Genomic DNA from Oryza sativa Japonica Group chromosome 5, ASM3414082v1:
tccttttttactttgtctaagcaaatctcatccatccgttttttttaatgatccaatctccaactaaactccctatcaattttcatcgcctctaccaaacaagatattgggattaaaaatcaaattcccatcttaatctcatcatcaattccctcatgtaaactcccaatccctttcCCTCAGGTTACCAAACAGGCCGTTAAGAAAAGATGGTGCAAGTATTCCGCATCTATGCAATTTCCTTTATACTTCTTCACAACTTCCATCTTTTGACGAGTTTGGAATCGTAGAGTTGCGCTAATTCAGCTTTTGGGCAGTTTGTGTATTAAACTGACAAAGCTGCactggtgtcaaatatttttggATGGATGCAGTATTTGTTAGCTTTataatatactccatccattagTGTTATAAAGTTTAACTCATAAAGTACAGCATCTTCTCCCCCGTGTCGCTCTCCCCCAGGGGCGACTCGCGAGACCAACCCGGtcaccccctcctcccctcccccaccttcctcctccgcctcgccgctgcccgagtggccgccggcaaagccgcgtggccgcaaggacggcggcagcggggctTCACGCCTCTCCTTGCGCGAGCAGCAAGGGGAGCCTCtagtgcggcggcgacggtgaccgcCAAGTCCGCGCCACTGTGGCCGGATCTAGCGGggtggcggctggcggtggGGACAGCGACAGCGCAGGGCTGGAGACGGCAACGGTAGGGGCAAGGGGGGTGTGGGCGACGACGGCCAgaatggcgacgacggcggtggagatggcggtggcggcggggatggcgacgacggcagGGTTGGCAACGGCGACGGTTTGGCGTCAGCGTGGCGGATCCGGCAGAGTCGGAGGTGGATCCGACGGCCAGATCGAGCGACCGTCGCGGCGGCAGTACGGAGCGCGTGGGACAGCGGCGTGGAGCTCACTGccgagcggcggccggtggctGCAGGTCGGTAGATGGCTGGTGGAGTCAGCGGGTGGCCGGTGACATCAATGGATGGAGGTGCGGCCGGCAGCGGTGGTGAGACGATCGCTAGCGGCGGCAAGTGGAGGCGTGACCATGGCTGCGGTTGGAGGAGGCATGGCGGTCTCGGACGGCTAGCCGGCGGCAAGGAAGACGGCCGCATCTGGCCGGCGCGACAGCGATTGTAGGAAGGTCGGAGGTCGGCTTGACGCAGTCGATGGcgggaggccggattggcgcgagaggcgcgtccggtggaggaggtcGGCACGGCGTGAGAGGCGCTGCTGGGGGCGAcggaggccggcttggcacgAAAGGCGCGGCCGTGGGCTGGAGGCCAGATTGACGCGAGAGGTGCATCCGGTGGAGGAGACCGGCGCAACGCGATGAGGCGCGGCCGGTGGTGAAGGAGGCGACCACGGTGCAAGGAGCTGCTGGCGGGTGTGGCGCAGTCTTTGGCGCGTGAAGGCTGGCCGGCAGGGGGCACCGGTGcagtggccccacatgtcggcagagttTGAAcagtggtggagcatcggtgcatcAGCGTGGACTCGCAGGTGGTGAGcagcgggtgaaaacccagctcGGCCTTGGCCGGGCCAACAACGATGGttcattccccctcctgagggcatTGTCGTGTCGTCTCACTCCTTAAGGGGGGTTGCCGGGTGAAAGCCCAACCTTGGCTCTTTTGAGACCCTaacggacggcggtggcggttttCCCGTCGCTTCTCTCCCTTAAGATGTCGTCTAGGCATCCCCTTGCCGAAACCTCTTGAACGATTGGTGCAAGCGCGCTCTAGATAGAGTTGGGCTTTGTGTTGGTTGTAAAGGCGTTTTTTTGGACGATCTTGTCTATATTCCTTTATTGGCCtagtggcggtcggtcacgcttaacGGCGActggtccggtgctagccttctcccggaCCTGTGTATTGGcgttgtcggtgtgtgggtgatgatatatttttctttttcctagttACGACCTTCCAGAGTTgcaatcttgtaatttttttcctactctATTCGGTGTAAGTCGTTCAAAACAAAGTTAACTCATACAACAATGTGACACACG
This window encodes:
- the LOC136356673 gene encoding vegetative cell wall protein gp1-like, yielding MHRCSTTVQTLPTCGATAPVPPAGQPSRAKDCATPASSSLHRGRLLHHRPRLIALRRSPPPDAPLASIWPPAHGRAFRAKPASVAPSSASHAVPTSSTGRASRANPASRHRLRQADLRPSYNRCRAGQMRPSSLPPASRPRPPCLLQPQPWSRLHLPPLAIVSPPLPAAPPSIDVTGHPLTPPAIYRPAATGRRSAVSSTPLSHALRTAAATVARSGRRIHLRLCRIRHADAKPSPLPTLPSSPSPPPPPSPPPSSPFWPSSPTPPLPLPLPSPALRCRCPHRQPPPR